The genomic DNA TCGCCACCGAGGAGAACCTCGGCGTGCGGCCGGCCGAGGAGTACGTGTTCGGGGTCGTCGCCTGCCCGGCGGCGCCGATCTTCTCGGTCGACCCGGTGCCGGTCAGCATCCGGGTGGAGCTGGAGGACGTCAGGGCTGTCGTCGGCGGCACCGGCGAGGCCAAGTTCGCCGGGAACTACGCGGCCGCGCTGCGCGGCCACATGAAGGCCAAGGAGGCCGGGTTCAGCCAGGTGCTGTGGCTCGACGCCAAGGAGCACCGCTGGATCGAAGAGCTGAACGGGATGAACATCTTCTTCGTGTGGGACGACGGTGGGCGCACGCGCGTGACGACCCCGCCGCTCGCCGGCACGATCCTGCACGGCGTCACGCGCGACGCCGTGCTCACGGTGGCGGCGGACCTGGCCGATGAGGTGACCGAGGAACCGGTCACCATCGACGACGTTCGCGACGGCTGCGCCAGTGGTCGCCTGAGGGAGGTCTTCGCGTGCGGCACGGCCGCTGTGATCGCCCCCATCGGGCGGATGGTTGCGGGCGACGACGAGATCGTCGTGGCGGGAGCGCAGGCGGGCGACCTCACGTTGCGCCTGCGCAGCACCTTGCTCGACCTCCAGCACGGGCGCCAGCCCGACCGCTGGGGGTGGATGCGGACCCTCGACGACATCCTCGACGACCTGGGCGTCGCCGGCCTGGTGCCGGCGGCCGAGCCTTCGCTCGCGAGGTGAACGACACCTAGGAGACCACATGGCGGGCCGGGAGGGCACGGCAGCCGCCACGGCGACGGCCGTGGCCGAACACGACGACGCGCCCGTACGG from Acidimicrobiales bacterium includes the following:
- a CDS encoding branched-chain amino acid aminotransferase, with product MPFQVHPRADRVDDAVRDRILADPGFGDHFTDHMVTMWWRDGAWGPVEVVPFGPLTISPAAMGIHYGQSVFEGLKVYARADGSQALFRVERNAERMQRSARRLAMPEPPIEAFVGGCALLAAVDRAWIPTGYGTSLYLRPYLFATEENLGVRPAEEYVFGVVACPAAPIFSVDPVPVSIRVELEDVRAVVGGTGEAKFAGNYAAALRGHMKAKEAGFSQVLWLDAKEHRWIEELNGMNIFFVWDDGGRTRVTTPPLAGTILHGVTRDAVLTVAADLADEVTEEPVTIDDVRDGCASGRLREVFACGTAAVIAPIGRMVAGDDEIVVAGAQAGDLTLRLRSTLLDLQHGRQPDRWGWMRTLDDILDDLGVAGLVPAAEPSLAR